The proteins below come from a single candidate division WOR-3 bacterium genomic window:
- the lnt gene encoding apolipoprotein N-acyltransferase, protein MTRKSFILIVISAALTSLSFHPLNLYFLLWFSLVPLLWAIEEMDPSSVFKSGVLFGTVFSLLSLFWIVFLQIETTIKLIMLFGLLLLFLYYGLYYGTGLLIAKRIGIWFLPFILTGLEFIRSIGELGFPWLVFGYSQARYPVIIQQASIFGVYGVSFWLILVNVALFKLTELKRIKNLVILLLVFSIPLIYGALRIKEPVGKTMLVGVIQPDIDPNLKFTKAMRDETFERLISLSETANQYSKKKFGENLDLIIWPETAVPVFITFPGKYQNLIFSFVDRTKTPLLTGTPIYESKEHSIYNGAILIEPDKGITQQYRKMHLVPFGEHIPFDQQLTFLKKIDVGGGKYTPGTLYTVFELDKTKFSCLICFESIFPELSRRFVKDGAELLVNITNDGWFGRISGPQQHNDMAILRTVENGKPLARSSNTGISMIVNKYGMVLQQTPLFTRAVLVEKIVFDKERTVYNILGDILPAVSLILTTVLLGFWFFNRMRGS, encoded by the coding sequence ATGACGCGAAAATCATTCATCCTCATCGTCATATCCGCTGCCCTGACCTCCCTCTCTTTTCATCCACTCAATCTCTACTTCCTGCTCTGGTTCAGTCTTGTCCCCCTCTTATGGGCGATTGAAGAGATGGACCCATCTTCTGTCTTCAAGTCCGGCGTACTATTCGGAACCGTCTTTTCCCTCCTGTCATTATTCTGGATCGTCTTCCTCCAGATCGAAACGACGATAAAATTGATTATGCTCTTCGGCCTGCTCCTCCTGTTTCTCTATTACGGTCTTTATTACGGAACCGGACTGCTCATTGCAAAAAGAATCGGTATATGGTTCCTTCCATTTATTCTCACCGGTCTGGAATTCATCCGCAGCATCGGCGAACTGGGATTTCCCTGGCTGGTGTTCGGATATTCTCAGGCGCGTTATCCCGTAATCATCCAGCAGGCCTCGATATTCGGGGTATACGGCGTATCTTTCTGGTTGATCCTGGTGAATGTCGCCCTGTTCAAATTGACCGAATTAAAACGAATCAAAAATCTCGTCATCCTGCTTCTTGTTTTTTCCATTCCCTTAATATACGGCGCACTGAGAATAAAAGAACCCGTAGGTAAAACCATGCTGGTCGGAGTAATCCAACCCGATATCGATCCCAATCTGAAATTCACGAAGGCGATGCGTGATGAAACCTTTGAACGCCTCATCTCTCTATCCGAAACCGCGAATCAATACAGTAAAAAAAAATTCGGTGAGAACCTTGATTTGATTATCTGGCCCGAGACGGCTGTACCGGTATTCATAACCTTTCCCGGCAAATATCAAAATCTTATCTTCAGTTTTGTAGACAGAACAAAAACACCCCTCCTGACCGGAACACCGATATATGAATCAAAAGAACACAGTATATACAACGGTGCGATTCTCATTGAGCCGGACAAGGGAATCACACAGCAGTACAGAAAGATGCACCTTGTCCCGTTCGGAGAACATATCCCTTTTGACCAACAACTCACCTTTTTGAAAAAGATCGACGTCGGCGGGGGAAAATATACACCCGGTACTCTTTATACCGTCTTTGAACTTGATAAGACGAAATTTTCCTGCCTTATCTGTTTTGAATCGATCTTTCCCGAACTCTCCAGAAGGTTTGTCAAAGACGGCGCCGAACTGCTGGTGAACATCACCAATGACGGCTGGTTCGGCAGGATCTCCGGACCGCAACAGCATAATGACATGGCGATCCTGAGAACCGTTGAGAACGGCAAACCCCTCGCCCGCAGCAGTAATACCGGCATATCGATGATCGTAAACAAGTACGGAATGGTCCTGCAACAAACCCCTCTTTTCACCCGGGCCGTTCTCGTGGAAAAAATCGTCTTTGACAAAGAAAGGACAGTGTACAATATCCTCGGCGACATCCTGCCCGCGGTTTCACTCATTTTAACCACCGTGCTCCTCGGATTCTGGTTTTTCAACCGGATGCGCGGTTCTTAA
- a CDS encoding GGDEF domain-containing protein: protein MSEGKLYKSLAAITGSLLEQRGLDSVFDAITKHACSFFNASASSIMLFDENNEYLTIARSYNLSPEYLKVVKVYKDQEVAGKVCQSKKPRFIKDVIKLFKDIGDDFTVEWASKEGLASLVCAPLLLKDEPIGCLNIYYRQMQETFEQENALDFFTRMAALSIEYSKLIQQTEEKTKILTILEEVGLVLTSSFDINEIMVVFLPTAVLITKTDAGSLLLIDETKRTAVDLFKYKKGTDIPRRYKPTTHLVDGISAEIMRTKKPVIIPDLRSYERSHNMENNEKERAATAGIPLIARGKMIGILYVDSFKPRNFTKSEIDYLTILCSQAAIALDNTRLYKKISREAKEMSLLYEISQTFISTLNFDQLLKNILQRLKETFGYLNLAIMLVDEEKQELYPRSYINYPEHIKSLRFRIGKDGITGHVAATKKIYYAPDVSKDPFYRAGVEEAKSEVCFPLMLGEQLIGVLDVESPEINGFTKEDINMLAGLSAQIAIALDNSRLYEEARKLSQTDPLTNLPNRRSFDMFIDAEIRRSVRYHRPFSILMIDYDDFKYYNDTFGHPAGDKILKKFSQLMKEIIRDVDFLGRYGGDEFIAVLPETDSTFALEVAERMRRKIEMQNIEPRVTLSIGIATFPSDSNEKDTLIKLADQACYEAKQLGGNCVNFASKRKE from the coding sequence ATGTCCGAAGGTAAATTGTACAAAAGTCTGGCGGCGATCACCGGTTCCCTGCTGGAACAGAGAGGACTCGACAGTGTTTTTGACGCGATAACAAAACATGCATGTTCATTTTTCAATGCCTCGGCGTCATCAATAATGCTCTTCGACGAAAACAACGAATACCTGACGATCGCCCGCTCATACAATTTATCTCCGGAATATTTGAAGGTCGTAAAAGTATACAAAGATCAGGAGGTCGCCGGAAAAGTATGTCAATCAAAAAAACCAAGGTTCATAAAAGATGTAATCAAGCTGTTTAAAGACATCGGTGATGATTTCACAGTAGAGTGGGCATCAAAAGAAGGACTGGCGTCCCTTGTCTGCGCTCCCCTGCTCCTTAAAGATGAACCGATCGGCTGCCTCAACATCTATTACCGGCAGATGCAGGAGACCTTCGAACAGGAGAACGCCCTGGATTTTTTCACCAGAATGGCAGCCCTGTCGATTGAATATTCAAAACTGATCCAGCAGACCGAGGAGAAAACGAAGATCCTCACCATACTTGAAGAAGTGGGGCTCGTCCTTACTTCTTCTTTTGACATCAACGAAATAATGGTCGTATTCCTGCCCACAGCGGTATTGATCACAAAAACCGATGCCGGAAGTCTGCTTCTCATCGACGAAACCAAAAGGACGGCTGTCGATCTCTTCAAATACAAAAAAGGAACCGACATACCGAGAAGGTACAAACCGACCACCCATCTCGTCGATGGAATTTCCGCTGAAATAATGAGAACGAAGAAACCCGTAATCATTCCCGATTTACGAAGCTATGAGAGATCACACAACATGGAAAACAATGAAAAAGAACGGGCGGCGACCGCCGGGATACCCCTTATCGCAAGAGGTAAGATGATCGGAATTCTATATGTTGATTCTTTTAAACCGAGAAATTTCACCAAGAGCGAGATCGATTACCTCACGATTTTGTGCAGCCAGGCGGCGATCGCCCTCGACAATACCCGGTTGTATAAAAAGATAAGCCGTGAGGCGAAGGAGATGTCTCTCTTATACGAAATAAGTCAGACTTTCATCTCAACATTAAATTTTGACCAACTGTTGAAAAATATCCTGCAGCGCTTGAAAGAAACATTCGGCTACCTGAATCTTGCAATCATGCTGGTGGATGAAGAGAAACAGGAGTTGTATCCGCGGTCGTATATCAATTATCCGGAACATATAAAATCACTCCGTTTCCGGATAGGAAAAGACGGAATAACCGGCCATGTCGCTGCCACAAAAAAGATCTATTACGCTCCTGATGTCAGTAAAGATCCCTTTTATAGGGCCGGCGTGGAAGAGGCGAAGAGTGAAGTATGTTTTCCGCTGATGCTCGGCGAGCAGCTCATCGGAGTGCTCGATGTAGAAAGCCCTGAAATCAACGGTTTCACAAAAGAAGACATAAATATGCTTGCCGGTTTAAGCGCCCAGATTGCGATTGCGCTCGACAACTCGCGACTCTATGAAGAAGCAAGAAAATTATCACAGACAGACCCTCTGACCAATCTTCCCAACAGAAGAAGTTTTGATATGTTCATCGATGCCGAGATCCGTAGGTCGGTGCGGTACCACCGTCCTTTCTCGATATTGATGATTGACTACGATGATTTTAAATATTATAATGACACATTCGGCCATCCGGCCGGAGATAAAATTTTAAAGAAATTCAGTCAACTGATGAAGGAAATAATACGGGATGTCGACTTCCTCGGCAGGTACGGCGGAGACGAATTCATCGCAGTCCTGCCGGAAACCGACAGTACCTTTGCTCTGGAAGTCGCCGAACGTATGCGTAGAAAAATCGAGATGCAGAATATCGAACCCCGGGTGACATTGAGCATCGGAATCGCGACATTTCCTTCAGACAGTAATGAAAAAGATACTTTAATAAAACTCGCAGACCAGGCATGTTATGAAGCAAAACAATTAGGAGGCAACTGCGTCAATTTTGCCTCAAAGAGAAAGGAGTGA